The following are from one region of the Amycolatopsis lurida genome:
- a CDS encoding TetR/AcrR family transcriptional regulator: MTTGSVNPRRADTRRNHERILATAAKSLACSGEVSFNAIAKEAEVGVGTVYRHFPTPEALILAVYRREVRQLVEIVPSLLEKYPPEQAFRVWTTDHLAHYMMTKRGLADALRVATSARGELPAGAYQDMVGAVATLLRANIDAGTVRAGLAPETVLRGLGGLLYLDPKGEWRRDVANLLDLLWHGMGTGRA, from the coding sequence ATGACGACGGGATCGGTCAATCCCCGGCGTGCGGACACCCGCCGCAACCACGAGCGCATCCTCGCCACCGCGGCGAAGTCGCTGGCCTGTTCCGGCGAGGTCTCCTTCAACGCCATAGCGAAGGAGGCCGAGGTCGGCGTCGGCACGGTGTACCGGCACTTCCCCACGCCGGAAGCCCTCATCCTGGCGGTGTACCGGCGCGAGGTGCGCCAGCTCGTCGAGATCGTGCCGAGCCTGCTCGAGAAGTACCCGCCGGAGCAGGCGTTCCGCGTGTGGACGACCGACCACCTGGCGCACTACATGATGACCAAACGCGGTCTGGCCGACGCTCTGCGCGTCGCGACCTCCGCCCGCGGCGAGCTGCCCGCGGGGGCCTACCAGGACATGGTCGGCGCGGTCGCCACCCTCCTGCGAGCCAACATCGACGCGGGCACCGTCCGCGCGGGCCTGGCGCCGGAGACCGTCCTGCGTGGACTGGGCGGACTGCTTTATCTCGATCCGAAAGGCGAATGGCGGCGCGACGTCGCGAACCTGCTCGACCTGCTGTGGCACGGGATGGGTACCGGCCGGGCCTGA
- a CDS encoding nuclear transport factor 2 family protein: MDDLTRLVAVEDVRRVMARYVYSADHHRWDDLAALFTPDAPFIASTVDGSTQARMTGRDEIADRLKARNQADSVLVHHLFSSEIDIESQDSAAGVWAMEDIVATPHDGEMHGYGHYRVRFTRSDGHWLIAELRITRLRLDWTHPDKENRP, from the coding sequence ATGGACGACCTCACCCGGCTGGTGGCGGTGGAGGACGTGCGACGCGTGATGGCTCGCTACGTCTACAGCGCCGACCATCATCGATGGGACGACCTCGCCGCCCTGTTCACGCCCGACGCTCCGTTCATCGCCTCCACAGTGGACGGATCGACCCAAGCGCGAATGACCGGCCGCGACGAGATCGCCGACCGGCTCAAAGCCCGCAACCAAGCCGATTCCGTGCTGGTACATCACCTGTTCTCCAGCGAGATCGACATCGAGTCGCAGGATTCGGCGGCCGGTGTCTGGGCCATGGAGGACATCGTCGCCACACCGCACGACGGCGAAATGCACGGTTACGGCCATTACCGGGTGCGCTTCACCCGGTCGGACGGCCACTGGCTCATCGCCGAACTTCGTATCACCAGGCTCCGCCTGGACTGGACCCACCCGGACAAGGAGAACCGACCATGA
- a CDS encoding quinone oxidoreductase family protein, whose product MHAIHISEYGGPEVMTWTEFPDPVPRAGEVGVLLRVAGVNFMDTGARKMPLPTWSVPTVLGVEGMGVVAALGPGVEDFAVGDRVAWRYHKGSYAERLAIPAASLVRVPDDIDDEIAAAVLMQGLTANHFTTETYAIKPGDTAVVHSAAGGVGTILTQLIKARGGAVIGLVSREEKIPVAKKAGADHVLVSAGSGFERQVRELTGGEGAQVVYDGGGSATFHSSQLSLRRHGVHAYYGVVNGNPVFRPADLPNSILLSYPSVVDHVPTREALVRRTDELFEFIRKGQVAPFIGGRYALADAARAHRDIESRRTSGKLLLMP is encoded by the coding sequence ATGCACGCGATTCACATCAGCGAGTACGGCGGCCCGGAGGTCATGACCTGGACCGAGTTCCCGGACCCGGTGCCGCGCGCCGGCGAGGTCGGCGTGCTGCTGAGGGTGGCCGGGGTGAACTTCATGGACACCGGCGCCCGCAAGATGCCGCTGCCCACCTGGTCGGTGCCCACCGTGCTGGGTGTCGAAGGAATGGGCGTCGTCGCGGCGCTGGGGCCGGGCGTCGAAGACTTCGCCGTCGGCGATCGGGTCGCTTGGCGTTACCACAAGGGCAGCTACGCCGAACGGCTCGCCATCCCGGCGGCGTCGCTGGTGCGGGTGCCCGATGACATCGACGACGAGATCGCGGCCGCCGTCCTGATGCAGGGTTTGACCGCGAACCATTTCACGACGGAGACGTACGCGATCAAGCCGGGGGACACGGCCGTGGTGCACTCGGCCGCGGGTGGGGTCGGGACCATCCTGACCCAGCTGATCAAGGCTCGCGGCGGCGCCGTGATCGGGCTGGTTTCGCGTGAGGAGAAGATCCCGGTGGCGAAGAAGGCCGGCGCGGACCATGTGCTGGTGTCCGCCGGGAGCGGCTTCGAACGACAGGTCCGGGAGCTGACCGGCGGCGAGGGTGCACAGGTCGTGTACGACGGTGGCGGCTCGGCGACGTTCCACTCGTCCCAGCTGTCGCTGCGCCGTCATGGCGTGCACGCCTACTACGGCGTGGTGAACGGGAATCCCGTGTTCCGTCCCGCGGACCTGCCGAACAGCATCCTGCTGTCCTATCCGTCCGTCGTCGACCACGTTCCCACCCGTGAAGCGCTGGTGCGGCGAACGGACGAGCTGTTCGAGTTCATCCGAAAGGGGCAGGTGGCTCCGTTTATCGGCGGCCGCTACGCCCTCGCCGACGCGGCGCGTGCCCACCGGGACATCGAGTCCCGTCGCACCTCGGGAAAGCTGCTGCTGATGCCGTGA
- a CDS encoding TetR/AcrR family transcriptional regulator, producing MLTKKGAATRQRIIEAAADEIRDHGAGAATLDDICRRSGTGKSQLFHYFPEGKEQLLLAVAEWEAGQVIEDQQPYLGRLTTWEAWEKWRDVVVRRYRRQGVHCPLGVLITEIGRHTPAAQAVTRQLLEQWQRQVQAGIEDMRESGDIGRDVDPVRASAALIAAIQGGVTILMSTGSADHLEAALDLYLDYLRGGVPVPG from the coding sequence GTGCTCACGAAGAAGGGCGCCGCGACGCGGCAGCGGATCATCGAAGCCGCGGCGGACGAGATCCGTGACCACGGCGCCGGGGCCGCGACCCTGGACGACATCTGCCGCCGTAGCGGAACGGGCAAGAGTCAGCTGTTCCACTACTTCCCGGAGGGCAAGGAACAGTTGCTCCTCGCCGTGGCCGAATGGGAGGCCGGGCAGGTGATCGAGGATCAGCAGCCCTACCTCGGGCGGTTGACCACGTGGGAGGCGTGGGAGAAGTGGCGTGACGTGGTGGTCCGGCGCTACCGGCGGCAGGGGGTGCACTGCCCGCTCGGGGTGCTGATCACCGAGATCGGCAGGCACACCCCGGCCGCTCAAGCGGTCACGAGGCAACTGCTGGAGCAATGGCAACGTCAGGTCCAGGCCGGCATCGAGGACATGCGGGAAAGCGGGGACATCGGCCGTGACGTCGACCCGGTCCGCGCCTCGGCCGCGTTGATCGCCGCGATCCAGGGCGGGGTGACGATCCTGATGTCCACCGGATCCGCGGACCACCTCGAAGCGGCACTCGACCTGTACCTGGACTATCTGCGCGGCGGCGTGCCGGTGCCCGGCTGA